A single region of the Prochlorococcus marinus str. MIT 0917 genome encodes:
- a CDS encoding DUF4278 domain-containing protein has protein sequence MTVLTYRGQEYLQHKEATPKKVVELSYRSNVYTSRQAEAKKQMQASLTYRGNTYQK, from the coding sequence ATGACTGTTCTTACTTACAGAGGCCAAGAGTACCTTCAACACAAAGAAGCTACTCCAAAAAAAGTTGTAGAACTTAGTTACAGAAGTAACGTCTACACATCTAGGCAAGCAGAAGCTAAAAAGCAGATGCAAGCATCCTTAACTTACAGAGGTAATACTTACCAAAAGTAA
- the purT gene encoding formate-dependent phosphoribosylglycinamide formyltransferase gives MNVFPKKIMLLGSGELGKEVAIAAQRLGCYVIACDRYNDAPAMQIADQFEVLNMNNGSELKEVIYKCNPDIIIPEIEALAVDVLKEIEQKITVIPNARATAITMNRDKIRDLAANELNIRTAKFSYAMNQSELNLRAEEIGYPLLIKPVMSSSGKGQSLVNNKNDLVQAWNLAIEKSRGKSNKIILEEFIDFDLEITLLTIRQFNGKTLFCAPIGHEQKNGDYQCSWQPATLSESVLDKAQKIAKCVTDNLGGVGLFGVEFFIKGEDVIFSELSPRPHDTGLVTLISQNLNEFELHLRAVLGIPIPEIICHEASASRVILASLKTSNIAFTGLEDALCQSNTAVFIFGKPSSTEHRRMGVAVAKAETLEEARIKADKAAQSVQFINE, from the coding sequence ATGAACGTTTTCCCAAAGAAAATAATGCTTTTAGGTAGTGGAGAACTAGGAAAAGAGGTGGCAATAGCAGCACAAAGATTAGGTTGTTATGTTATTGCATGTGACAGATATAATGATGCGCCAGCCATGCAGATAGCCGATCAATTTGAAGTATTAAATATGAATAATGGTAGTGAATTAAAAGAAGTTATATATAAATGTAATCCTGATATAATTATTCCTGAAATTGAGGCTCTTGCAGTAGATGTATTAAAGGAAATCGAACAAAAAATCACAGTAATACCAAATGCTAGAGCCACTGCAATAACTATGAATAGAGATAAAATCAGAGACTTAGCTGCTAACGAATTAAATATCAGAACGGCAAAATTTAGTTATGCGATGAATCAATCCGAGCTTAATTTGCGTGCAGAGGAGATTGGTTATCCTTTATTGATTAAGCCAGTTATGAGTTCTTCAGGTAAAGGACAAAGTTTAGTTAATAATAAAAATGATTTAGTCCAGGCTTGGAATTTGGCTATTGAAAAATCAAGAGGTAAATCAAATAAAATTATATTAGAGGAATTTATTGACTTTGATTTAGAAATCACTTTATTAACTATTAGGCAATTTAATGGTAAAACATTATTTTGTGCACCGATAGGACACGAGCAAAAGAATGGAGATTATCAATGTAGTTGGCAACCAGCTACATTAAGTGAAAGTGTTTTAGATAAGGCTCAAAAGATAGCCAAATGTGTCACTGATAATCTTGGTGGAGTTGGTTTGTTTGGCGTTGAATTTTTTATAAAGGGTGAGGATGTGATTTTTTCAGAGCTGTCACCAAGACCACATGACACAGGCTTAGTAACTTTGATTAGTCAAAATTTAAATGAGTTTGAATTACACCTTAGAGCTGTTTTAGGTATCCCAATTCCAGAGATAATTTGTCATGAAGCTTCTGCGAGCAGAGTGATTTTGGCTTCCCTGAAAACTTCAAACATAGCTTTTACGGGACTTGAAGATGCCTTATGTCAATCGAATACAGCTGTATTTATTTTTGGCAAGCCGAGCTCTACTGAACATCGTCGAATGGGAGTAGCTGTCGCAAAAGCTGAAACCCTCGAAGAGGCAAGAATCAAAGCTGATAAAGCAGCTCAATCAGTCCAATTTATAAATGAATAA
- a CDS encoding DUF3804 family protein encodes MSSKEEILSILEAFASTERMGSFFLDNATPDFLFIRPSGNPIDAKGFQEMWSSGDLVLESAEVTKVHKFEFLGSNAAMCVFTLGSKFTYKGTQNDDLPTVTSIFKKIDDKWKVAWMQRSSGQSDMTLWND; translated from the coding sequence ATGTCTTCTAAAGAAGAAATCCTATCCATCCTAGAAGCCTTTGCCTCAACAGAGAGAATGGGATCATTCTTTTTAGACAATGCAACCCCTGACTTTTTATTTATAAGACCAAGTGGGAATCCCATTGACGCAAAAGGTTTTCAAGAGATGTGGTCCTCAGGAGATCTTGTATTAGAAAGCGCGGAAGTCACAAAGGTGCACAAATTTGAATTCTTAGGTTCAAATGCTGCAATGTGCGTTTTCACCCTAGGCTCAAAATTTACTTATAAAGGGACTCAAAATGATGACCTCCCTACAGTAACTTCGATTTTTAAAAAGATTGATGATAAATGGAAAGTAGCGTGGATGCAAAGATCTTCAGGCCAGTCAGATATGACTTTGTGGAACGACTAA
- a CDS encoding chlorophyll a/b-binding protein, with amino-acid sequence MLGTNRCISNNRSNHSRCCVMNKETNYWKTAEQMNGRLAMMGFFAAVINYGITGWIIPGIV; translated from the coding sequence ATGTTGGGCACTAATCGGTGCATATCTAACAACCGGTCAAATCATTCCAGGTGTTGTGTAATGAACAAAGAAACAAACTACTGGAAAACAGCAGAGCAAATGAATGGCCGTCTCGCGATGATGGGTTTCTTTGCTGCAGTGATTAATTACGGAATAACAGGCTGGATTATCCCAGGAATTGTATAG
- a CDS encoding high light inducible protein gives MKNQITETPRVEEGKVIAERLNGYAAFVGCWALIGAYLTTGQIIPGVV, from the coding sequence ATGAAAAACCAAATCACTGAAACTCCAAGAGTTGAAGAAGGCAAAGTTATTGCTGAAAGACTAAATGGCTACGCAGCATTTGTTGGATGTTGGGCACTAATCGGTGCATATCTAACAACCGGTCAAATCATTCCAGGTGTTGTGTAA
- a CDS encoding high light inducible protein, giving the protein MQPSNKTILERSIGRPAMMAFVLLTGIYLTTGQLIPGVV; this is encoded by the coding sequence ATGCAACCATCTAACAAAACAATCCTAGAAAGAAGCATCGGCAGACCAGCCATGATGGCATTCGTTCTACTAACAGGTATCTACCTGACAACTGGTCAACTTATCCCAGGTGTCGTTTAA
- a CDS encoding high light inducible protein, with translation MTSSSPSQVITEYGKQNIFGRETQPQLVEDYTSYPEEAEKTNGRWAMIGMFSLLVSYFATGQIIPGIF, from the coding sequence ATGACAAGTTCATCTCCATCTCAAGTAATCACTGAGTACGGCAAGCAAAACATCTTTGGCCGTGAAACACAGCCTCAGCTTGTAGAGGACTACACCAGCTATCCAGAGGAAGCAGAAAAGACAAATGGCCGTTGGGCAATGATCGGAATGTTCAGCCTTTTGGTTTCATACTTCGCAACAGGTCAAATCATTCCTGGAATTTTCTAA
- a CDS encoding type 1 glutamine amidotransferase, which yields MSRLLVLQHLERERPGLFVNLAKERGFSVCIFRLDLGDSLPELRNGDLLLVLGGPMGIRDIGASTYPWLVEEIGLIKEALNQGVGLIGVCLGAQLLAYAAGGDVEMIQEEVSHQPLAEIGWDYIFPQSLEDNFKLTRLLRHPFPVLHWHGDRILLPHSAELIASSCRCKEQLFSIGPLAYGMQFHVEIDDEMVNTWISEDQKFISSALGAEGQSILKQQQKEFGHKTLDSRLEFLNILFDLLS from the coding sequence ATGAGTCGTTTACTTGTTCTCCAGCATTTAGAACGAGAGCGACCCGGACTGTTTGTCAATCTTGCTAAGGAAAGAGGATTTAGTGTTTGTATTTTTCGTTTGGATCTAGGAGACTCTCTTCCAGAACTTAGGAATGGAGATTTACTTTTGGTGTTGGGTGGACCTATGGGTATAAGAGACATTGGTGCTTCAACTTATCCATGGCTTGTTGAGGAAATTGGTCTAATAAAAGAAGCTTTAAATCAAGGCGTTGGATTAATAGGAGTATGCTTGGGTGCTCAACTTTTAGCGTATGCAGCTGGTGGTGATGTTGAAATGATTCAGGAGGAGGTATCTCATCAACCATTAGCTGAAATAGGGTGGGACTATATCTTTCCTCAATCACTAGAGGATAACTTCAAGCTGACAAGACTTTTAAGACATCCTTTCCCTGTTTTGCATTGGCATGGAGATAGAATTTTATTGCCTCATTCTGCAGAGCTTATCGCTAGTAGTTGTAGATGTAAGGAGCAATTATTTAGTATTGGTCCATTAGCTTATGGGATGCAATTTCACGTTGAGATTGACGATGAGATGGTTAATACGTGGATTTCAGAAGATCAGAAATTTATTTCTTCAGCATTAGGGGCAGAGGGTCAATCCATTTTAAAACAACAACAAAAGGAATTTGGTCATAAAACATTAGATTCTAGATTAGAGTTTTTAAACATTTTATTTGACCTATTAAGCTAA
- a CDS encoding non-structural protein (NS2)-like protein, which translates to MKYLLLLTVFLGLSIPSEAVTTRMFKVLDTCARYRLKEKTALVAIKDLKLKYEGNDESEAELFIKLYCSVFTPNENVDF; encoded by the coding sequence ATGAAATATCTACTATTATTGACTGTCTTTTTAGGTCTAAGCATTCCTTCGGAAGCAGTTACTACCCGAATGTTTAAAGTTCTAGATACTTGTGCAAGATATAGGTTGAAAGAGAAAACTGCTTTAGTTGCAATAAAAGACCTCAAGCTCAAATATGAGGGTAATGATGAAAGTGAGGCAGAGCTATTCATCAAGTTGTATTGCTCGGTTTTTACTCCAAATGAAAATGTAGATTTTTAA
- a CDS encoding inward rectifier potassium channel, which produces MSLELTDLIKDFIATKLLSKVELDFLESELWETLEHIDEITSLTCAPVNISKELKLKDGSSWQLCCAAVLDDARPQKNSRTEQLKKLIEKFSLQ; this is translated from the coding sequence ATGTCTTTAGAGCTTACAGATTTAATCAAAGATTTTATAGCAACTAAACTCCTCTCAAAAGTTGAACTAGATTTCTTAGAGAGTGAACTTTGGGAGACTCTAGAGCATATCGATGAAATAACTTCCTTAACCTGTGCTCCAGTCAATATTTCTAAAGAATTGAAATTAAAAGATGGTTCATCATGGCAATTATGTTGTGCAGCAGTACTTGATGATGCCAGACCACAAAAAAACTCTCGAACAGAACAACTAAAAAAATTAATTGAAAAATTTTCTCTCCAATAG
- a CDS encoding DUF1499 domain-containing protein — protein MINRFLTFFFSILVVLTITPHKANAITTDLPECIVITHCVREDFKVTDLENAFKKATKIVSDTARTKIVEKTDSFIHAEAKTKWRRYTDDLLLKAIPERGIIQVRSESRVGVGDNGVNQKRVDDFAYRLMTERDITN, from the coding sequence ATGATTAATCGATTTTTAACTTTCTTCTTTTCAATTCTTGTTGTTCTTACGATTACCCCCCATAAAGCAAATGCAATAACAACTGATCTGCCAGAGTGTATTGTAATAACTCACTGCGTGAGAGAAGACTTTAAAGTAACTGATTTAGAAAATGCTTTTAAAAAAGCAACCAAAATTGTCTCTGACACAGCCAGAACAAAAATAGTTGAAAAGACTGATTCATTTATTCATGCTGAAGCGAAGACAAAATGGAGAAGATATACAGATGATCTACTGCTGAAAGCAATTCCAGAAAGAGGTATTATTCAAGTCAGATCAGAATCAAGAGTAGGAGTTGGAGATAATGGAGTGAATCAGAAGAGAGTTGATGATTTTGCTTATCGTCTAATGACAGAAAGAGACATCACTAACTGA
- a CDS encoding DUF1651 domain-containing protein: MRRDGWIMEVNGLWVLRFRYDWESWDQNPKVWIERGRLESNGPPLLKDRKRMRRGLAVKLWRELLSTGWRRVAPQWD, translated from the coding sequence ATGAGAAGAGATGGTTGGATTATGGAAGTGAATGGACTATGGGTACTGAGGTTTCGTTATGATTGGGAGAGTTGGGATCAAAACCCTAAGGTTTGGATTGAGAGAGGAAGGCTTGAATCAAATGGACCCCCACTTTTAAAAGATCGTAAAAGGATGAGAAGAGGATTGGCAGTAAAACTATGGAGAGAATTATTATCAACTGGATGGAGACGTGTTGCTCCGCAGTGGGATTAA
- the pip gene encoding prolyl aminopeptidase encodes MLFPEIEPKEVGILKVSSLHSIYWERSGNPNGSSVLIVHGGPGGGSSPSYRRYFDPKKFNIVQFDQRGCGRSSPHSELKENSTHHLIEDIEKLRQLLKIESWHVFGGSWGSTLSLIYAIQHTEKVLSLTLRGIFLCRKTELSWFYQKGASEIFPEEFDLYKSVIPHNERGDLINAFHKRLTSQDRSERAKAAHAWTRWEMSTSFLMPKELSIKKAANDNFSDSFARIECHYFVNNIFLEENYILKNITKLKDIPVSIVQGRYDVVCPMRSAWDLKKSLPSSKLYVIDSAGHSMKEIGISKKLIELTNELVNSSSNV; translated from the coding sequence ATGTTATTTCCAGAAATAGAACCTAAGGAAGTAGGGATTTTAAAAGTGAGCTCTCTACACTCAATCTACTGGGAAAGAAGCGGCAATCCAAATGGATCCTCTGTTTTGATTGTTCATGGCGGCCCCGGGGGTGGGAGTAGTCCTTCCTATAGAAGATATTTTGACCCAAAAAAATTCAATATTGTTCAATTTGATCAAAGAGGATGTGGTAGATCTTCTCCTCATTCTGAGTTAAAAGAAAACTCGACACATCATTTAATTGAAGATATTGAAAAATTAAGACAGCTCTTGAAAATTGAATCATGGCACGTCTTTGGGGGGTCATGGGGCTCAACATTAAGCTTGATTTATGCTATTCAACACACGGAAAAAGTTTTAAGTCTTACTCTTAGGGGTATATTTTTGTGCAGAAAAACCGAATTAAGTTGGTTCTATCAAAAAGGTGCAAGTGAGATTTTCCCTGAAGAATTTGATCTTTATAAGTCTGTTATTCCCCATAATGAGAGAGGCGATTTGATTAATGCTTTCCATAAGAGATTAACCAGTCAAGATAGGTCTGAGAGAGCCAAAGCGGCGCATGCTTGGACGCGATGGGAAATGTCAACTAGCTTTCTCATGCCAAAGGAATTATCCATTAAAAAAGCGGCAAATGATAATTTCTCAGATTCTTTTGCGCGTATAGAATGTCATTATTTTGTTAATAACATTTTTTTAGAGGAAAATTATATTTTAAAAAATATCACTAAGCTAAAAGATATTCCTGTTTCGATTGTACAGGGTAGATATGATGTGGTTTGTCCAATGAGAAGTGCATGGGATCTGAAAAAATCATTGCCCTCTTCAAAACTTTATGTAATCGATAGTGCAGGACACTCAATGAAAGAGATAGGAATTTCTAAAAAATTAATTGAGTTGACGAATGAGTTGGTTAATTCCTCATCTAATGTCTAA